One window of Acanthochromis polyacanthus isolate Apoly-LR-REF ecotype Palm Island chromosome 19, KAUST_Apoly_ChrSc, whole genome shotgun sequence genomic DNA carries:
- the mybpc2b gene encoding myosin binding protein Cb isoform X4 has protein sequence MPEPVPQAKPAGEAIPQPGEDELPPADGESDADGDEPASTELTGLFVEKPPDNVVAVAGKDITFIAKVDSSTLTRKPTMKWLKGKWMDLGSKAGKHMQFKETYDRNTKIYTYEMKIIKVVAGDAGGYRCEVTAKDKCDSSTFEISVEAAQQEEQADILSAFKRADAGEDEGDLDFSALLKATKRKKKPEKEVPEIDVWELLKNAHPSEYEKIAFEYGITDLRGMLKRLKKMKEVVPKHSEAFLKKLESCYSVEKGKKIVLSCEVVDPNVQVKWLKNGQEIKPSAKYVMESNGNIRTLTINKTTLADDAAYECVVGEDKCFTEVFVKEPPVTITKLMDDYHVVVGERVEFEIEVSEEGAHVMWYFEDQELHKEKDSTKYRFKKDGKKHTLIIQEATLEDIGMYHAWTNGGHTKGELEVEEKELEVLQDIADLTVRATDQAMFKCEVSDDKVTGKWYKDGVEVLPSDRIKMTHIGRFHRLTIDDVKPEDAGDYTFVPDGYALSLSAKLNFLEIKIDYVPRQDPPKIHLDTTGNMVSQNTIIVVAGNKLRLDVEITGEPAPTVVWSKGDKPITDTEGRVRVESRKDLSCFVIEGAERDDEGNYTICVTNPAGEDKAVLFVKIVDVPDPPENVKCTTVGEDCATIVWEPPKFDGGAPIKGYLMERKKKGSSRWTKLNFDVYESTTYEAKRMIEGILYEMRVFAVNSIGLSPPSLNSKPFMPIAPTSEPTRLTVHDVTDSTCSLRWLAPERIGAGGLDGYVIEYCKEGDTEWVVANQELCERQGFVVRNLPVGEKINFRVVAVNIAGRSPPATLSQPVTIREIVEHPKIRLPRELRTKYIRRVGEKINLVVPFQGKPRPVATWYKDGQPIDPKMVNVRNSNVDSIVFIRSAEREHSGKYELVLQIENMEDRATIEIRIVDKPGPPLNVKVTDVWGFNAALEWEPPKDNGNCDITGYTIQKADMKTKEWFTVYEHNRRANCTASDLIMGNEYMFRVYSENLCGLSEEPRHSKNTAVIAKTGLEYKPNPYKEKEVSCVPKFTQPLVDRSVVAGYSTAISCAVRGFPKPKITWMKNKMIIGEDPKYLMQNNQGVLTLNIRKPSTFDGGKYSCMAVNELGKDEVECKLDVRVAVDPEKK, from the exons AGCCTGCGTCCACTGAGCTGACTGGGCTCTTCGTGGAGAAGCCACCAGATAATGTAGTCGCTGTCGCAG GAAAGGACATCACTTTCATAGCCAAGGTCGACTCGAGCACCCTGACAAGAAAACCCACCATGAAGTGGCTGAAGGGCAAGTGGATGGACCTTGGCAGCAAGGCTGGGAAACATATGCAGTTTAAGGAAACCTATGACAGAAATACCAAG ATCTATACTTATGAAATGAAGATCATCAAAGTGGTCGCCGGAGACGCTGGCGGCTACAGGTGTGAGGTGACGGCAAAGGACAAGTGTGACAGCTCCACTTTTGAGATCTCTGTTGAAG CTGCACAGCAGGAGGAGCAGGCGGATATTTTGTCTGCCTTCAAGAGGGC GGATGCTGGAGAGGATGAGGGAGACCTAGATTTCAGTGCTCTGCTCAAAGCCACTAAGAG GAAGAAGAAACCTGAAAAAGAGGTACCCGAAATAGATGTGTGGGAATTGCTTAAGAATGCCCATCCGAGCGAATATGAAAAAATCGCCTTTGAGTATGGCATCACTGACCTGAGGGGAATGCTGAAACGTCTGAAAAAGATGAAGGAGGTCGTGCCCAAGCATAGCGAGG CTTTCCTGAAGAAGCTCGAATCCTGCTACTCGGTGGAAAAGGGCAAGAAAATTGTCCTGTCGTGCGAAGTGGTTGATCCAAATGTCCAGGTCAAATGGTTGAAGAATGGCCAGGAGATCAAACCATCAGCCAA GTATGTCATGGAGTCAAACGGGAATATCAGAACACTCACCATCAATAAGACGACCCTGGCCGATGATGCTGCGTATGAGTGTGTGGTTGGAGAGGACAAGTGTTTCACAGAGGTGTTTGTCAAAG AGCCCCCGGTGACCATCACCAAACTCATGGACGACTACCATGTGGTTGTGGGAGAAAGAGTGGAGTTTGAGATTGAGGTGTCAGAAGAAGGCGCTCATGTCATGTG GTACTTTGAGGATCAAGAGCTTCACAAAGAGAAAGATTCCACAAAGTATCGCTTCaagaaagatggaaagaaacACACTCTTATCATTCAGGAGGCTACGCTGGAAGACATTGGAATGTACCACGCCTGGACAAATGGGGGGCACACCAAAGGAGAGCTGGAGGTGGAAG AAAAGGAACTGGAGGTGTTGCAGGACATCGCTGATCTGACAGTCAGGGCAACAGACCAGGCTATGTTCAAGTGTGAAGTGTCTGATGACAAGGTCACAGGAAAGTGGTACAAAGATGGAGTGGAGGTCCTGCCAAGCGACCGCATCAAAATGACTCATATCGGAAG GTTCCACCGACTGACTATTGATGATGTGAAGCCGGAGGATGCCGGAGACTACACATTTGTTCCAGACGGATATGCTCTGTCACTTTCTGCCAAACTGAACTTCTTGG AAATTAAGATCGACTATGTGCCTAGACAAG ATCCTCCAAAGATCCACCTGGACACCACTGGAAACATGGTCTCCCAAAACACCATCATCGTGGTGGCAGGAAACAAGCTCCGTCTGGATGTGGAGATCACAGGAGAGCCAGCACCTACTGTGGTCTGGTCCAAAGGAGATAAA CCAATCACGGACACTGAAGGGCGCGTGAGAGTGGAGTCCAGGAAGGACCTCAGCTGCTTTGTCATAGAGGGGGCAGAAAGAGACGATGAGGGCAACTACACCATCTGTGTTACCAACCCTGCTGGAGAGGACAAGGCTGTGCTGTTTGTGAAGATTGTAG ATGTGCCTGACCCCCCTGAGAATGTCAAATGTACGACAGTGGGAGAGGACTGTGCCACTATCGTTTGGGAGCCTCCTAAATTCGATGGTGGTGCACCAATCAAAG GTTATCTcatggagaggaagaagaaaggcTCCTCCAGATGGACAAAGCTCAACTTTGATGTTTATGAATCCACTACTTACGAGGCTAAGAGGATGATTGAAGGAATTCTGTATGAGATGAGGGTGTTTGCTGTCAACAGCATCGGCTTGTCTCCGCCGAGCCTCAACTCCAAACCCTTCATGCCTATTG CCCCAACTAGCGAGCCAACGCGCCTCACAGTCCACGATGTGACAGATAGCACATGCAGCCTGAGGTGGCTGGCCCCAGAGAGGATTGGAGCTGGGGGCCTGGACGGCTACGTTATTGAATACTGCAAGGAAGGAG ACACCGAGTGGGTGGTGGCAAACCAGGAACTTTGTGAGAGGCAGGGATTTGTGGTGCGTAACCTCCCCGTGGGAGAAAAGATCAACTTCAGGGTGGTGGCAGTAAACATCGCTGGACGCAGTCCTCCTGCTACGCTGTCACAGCCCGTCACCATCCGGGAGATCGTTG AACATCCAAAGATCCGCCTTCCTCGCGAGTTGAGAACAAAGTACATCAGGAGAGTTGGAGAAAAGATCAACTTGGTAGTCCCTTTCCAG GGTAAACCACGCCCCGTCGCAACCTGGTACAAGGATGGTCAACCCATTGACCCCAAGATGGTCAACGTCCGTAACTCGAATGTGGACAGCATCGTGTTCATTCGCTCAGCAGAGAGAGAGCACTCCGGAAAATATGAGCTGGTTCTACAGATTGAGAACATGGAGGACAGGGCCACCATTGAAATCAGGATTGTTG ATAAACCTGGGCCTCCTCTGAATGTGAAGGTGACGGACGTCTGGGGCTTCAATGCAGCTCTGGAGTGGGAGCCCCCCAAGGACAACGGCAACTGTGACATTACTGGATACACCATCCAGAAAGCAGACATGAAGACCAAG gAGTGGTTCACCGTTTATGAGCATAACAGACGGGCAAACTGCACAGCTTCCGATCTGATCATGGGCAACGAATACATGTTCCGCGTCTACAGTGAAAACCTTTGCGGCCTGAGCGAGGAGCCGCGACACAGCAAGAACACGGCTGTCATTGCCAAGACAG GTCTGGAGTACAAACCAAACCCCTACAAGGAGAAAGAAGTGTCCTGTGTGCCCAAGTTTACTCAGCCCCTGGTGGACAGATCTGTAGTGGCCGGTTACAGCACCGCCATCAGCTGCGCTGTCAGAGGCTTCCCCAAG CCTAAGATTACCTGGATGAAGAACAAAATGATCATTGGTGAGGATCCCAAGTACTTGATGCAGAACAACCAAGGAGTGCTGACCCTGAACATTCGTAAGCCGAGCACCTTCGACGGAGGAAAATACTCGTGCATGGCTGTCAACGAGCTGGGCAAGGATGAAGTGGAGTGCAAGTTGGACGTCCGAG TTGCCGTAGACCCGGAGAAGAAGTGA
- the mybpc2b gene encoding myosin binding protein Cb isoform X3, with translation MPEPVPQAKPAGEELPPADGVSFASLSAAESDADGDEPASTELTGLFVEKPPDNVVAVAGKDITFIAKVDSSTLTRKPTMKWLKGKWMDLGSKAGKHMQFKETYDRNTKIYTYEMKIIKVVAGDAGGYRCEVTAKDKCDSSTFEISVEAAQQEEQADILSAFKRADAGEDEGDLDFSALLKATKRKKKPEKEVPEIDVWELLKNAHPSEYEKIAFEYGITDLRGMLKRLKKMKEVVPKHSEAFLKKLESCYSVEKGKKIVLSCEVVDPNVQVKWLKNGQEIKPSAKYVMESNGNIRTLTINKTTLADDAAYECVVGEDKCFTEVFVKEPPVTITKLMDDYHVVVGERVEFEIEVSEEGAHVMWYFEDQELHKEKDSTKYRFKKDGKKHTLIIQEATLEDIGMYHAWTNGGHTKGELEVEEKELEVLQDIADLTVRATDQAMFKCEVSDDKVTGKWYKDGVEVLPSDRIKMTHIGRFHRLTIDDVKPEDAGDYTFVPDGYALSLSAKLNFLEIKIDYVPRQDPPKIHLDTTGNMVSQNTIIVVAGNKLRLDVEITGEPAPTVVWSKGDKPITDTEGRVRVESRKDLSCFVIEGAERDDEGNYTICVTNPAGEDKAVLFVKIVDVPDPPENVKCTTVGEDCATIVWEPPKFDGGAPIKGYLMERKKKGSSRWTKLNFDVYESTTYEAKRMIEGILYEMRVFAVNSIGLSPPSLNSKPFMPIAPTSEPTRLTVHDVTDSTCSLRWLAPERIGAGGLDGYVIEYCKEGDTEWVVANQELCERQGFVVRNLPVGEKINFRVVAVNIAGRSPPATLSQPVTIREIVEHPKIRLPRELRTKYIRRVGEKINLVVPFQGKPRPVATWYKDGQPIDPKMVNVRNSNVDSIVFIRSAEREHSGKYELVLQIENMEDRATIEIRIVDKPGPPLNVKVTDVWGFNAALEWEPPKDNGNCDITGYTIQKADMKTKEWFTVYEHNRRANCTASDLIMGNEYMFRVYSENLCGLSEEPRHSKNTAVIAKTGLEYKPNPYKEKEVSCVPKFTQPLVDRSVVAGYSTAISCAVRGFPKPKITWMKNKMIIGEDPKYLMQNNQGVLTLNIRKPSTFDGGKYSCMAVNELGKDEVECKLDVRVAVDPEKK, from the exons AGCCTGCGTCCACTGAGCTGACTGGGCTCTTCGTGGAGAAGCCACCAGATAATGTAGTCGCTGTCGCAG GAAAGGACATCACTTTCATAGCCAAGGTCGACTCGAGCACCCTGACAAGAAAACCCACCATGAAGTGGCTGAAGGGCAAGTGGATGGACCTTGGCAGCAAGGCTGGGAAACATATGCAGTTTAAGGAAACCTATGACAGAAATACCAAG ATCTATACTTATGAAATGAAGATCATCAAAGTGGTCGCCGGAGACGCTGGCGGCTACAGGTGTGAGGTGACGGCAAAGGACAAGTGTGACAGCTCCACTTTTGAGATCTCTGTTGAAG CTGCACAGCAGGAGGAGCAGGCGGATATTTTGTCTGCCTTCAAGAGGGC GGATGCTGGAGAGGATGAGGGAGACCTAGATTTCAGTGCTCTGCTCAAAGCCACTAAGAG GAAGAAGAAACCTGAAAAAGAGGTACCCGAAATAGATGTGTGGGAATTGCTTAAGAATGCCCATCCGAGCGAATATGAAAAAATCGCCTTTGAGTATGGCATCACTGACCTGAGGGGAATGCTGAAACGTCTGAAAAAGATGAAGGAGGTCGTGCCCAAGCATAGCGAGG CTTTCCTGAAGAAGCTCGAATCCTGCTACTCGGTGGAAAAGGGCAAGAAAATTGTCCTGTCGTGCGAAGTGGTTGATCCAAATGTCCAGGTCAAATGGTTGAAGAATGGCCAGGAGATCAAACCATCAGCCAA GTATGTCATGGAGTCAAACGGGAATATCAGAACACTCACCATCAATAAGACGACCCTGGCCGATGATGCTGCGTATGAGTGTGTGGTTGGAGAGGACAAGTGTTTCACAGAGGTGTTTGTCAAAG AGCCCCCGGTGACCATCACCAAACTCATGGACGACTACCATGTGGTTGTGGGAGAAAGAGTGGAGTTTGAGATTGAGGTGTCAGAAGAAGGCGCTCATGTCATGTG GTACTTTGAGGATCAAGAGCTTCACAAAGAGAAAGATTCCACAAAGTATCGCTTCaagaaagatggaaagaaacACACTCTTATCATTCAGGAGGCTACGCTGGAAGACATTGGAATGTACCACGCCTGGACAAATGGGGGGCACACCAAAGGAGAGCTGGAGGTGGAAG AAAAGGAACTGGAGGTGTTGCAGGACATCGCTGATCTGACAGTCAGGGCAACAGACCAGGCTATGTTCAAGTGTGAAGTGTCTGATGACAAGGTCACAGGAAAGTGGTACAAAGATGGAGTGGAGGTCCTGCCAAGCGACCGCATCAAAATGACTCATATCGGAAG GTTCCACCGACTGACTATTGATGATGTGAAGCCGGAGGATGCCGGAGACTACACATTTGTTCCAGACGGATATGCTCTGTCACTTTCTGCCAAACTGAACTTCTTGG AAATTAAGATCGACTATGTGCCTAGACAAG ATCCTCCAAAGATCCACCTGGACACCACTGGAAACATGGTCTCCCAAAACACCATCATCGTGGTGGCAGGAAACAAGCTCCGTCTGGATGTGGAGATCACAGGAGAGCCAGCACCTACTGTGGTCTGGTCCAAAGGAGATAAA CCAATCACGGACACTGAAGGGCGCGTGAGAGTGGAGTCCAGGAAGGACCTCAGCTGCTTTGTCATAGAGGGGGCAGAAAGAGACGATGAGGGCAACTACACCATCTGTGTTACCAACCCTGCTGGAGAGGACAAGGCTGTGCTGTTTGTGAAGATTGTAG ATGTGCCTGACCCCCCTGAGAATGTCAAATGTACGACAGTGGGAGAGGACTGTGCCACTATCGTTTGGGAGCCTCCTAAATTCGATGGTGGTGCACCAATCAAAG GTTATCTcatggagaggaagaagaaaggcTCCTCCAGATGGACAAAGCTCAACTTTGATGTTTATGAATCCACTACTTACGAGGCTAAGAGGATGATTGAAGGAATTCTGTATGAGATGAGGGTGTTTGCTGTCAACAGCATCGGCTTGTCTCCGCCGAGCCTCAACTCCAAACCCTTCATGCCTATTG CCCCAACTAGCGAGCCAACGCGCCTCACAGTCCACGATGTGACAGATAGCACATGCAGCCTGAGGTGGCTGGCCCCAGAGAGGATTGGAGCTGGGGGCCTGGACGGCTACGTTATTGAATACTGCAAGGAAGGAG ACACCGAGTGGGTGGTGGCAAACCAGGAACTTTGTGAGAGGCAGGGATTTGTGGTGCGTAACCTCCCCGTGGGAGAAAAGATCAACTTCAGGGTGGTGGCAGTAAACATCGCTGGACGCAGTCCTCCTGCTACGCTGTCACAGCCCGTCACCATCCGGGAGATCGTTG AACATCCAAAGATCCGCCTTCCTCGCGAGTTGAGAACAAAGTACATCAGGAGAGTTGGAGAAAAGATCAACTTGGTAGTCCCTTTCCAG GGTAAACCACGCCCCGTCGCAACCTGGTACAAGGATGGTCAACCCATTGACCCCAAGATGGTCAACGTCCGTAACTCGAATGTGGACAGCATCGTGTTCATTCGCTCAGCAGAGAGAGAGCACTCCGGAAAATATGAGCTGGTTCTACAGATTGAGAACATGGAGGACAGGGCCACCATTGAAATCAGGATTGTTG ATAAACCTGGGCCTCCTCTGAATGTGAAGGTGACGGACGTCTGGGGCTTCAATGCAGCTCTGGAGTGGGAGCCCCCCAAGGACAACGGCAACTGTGACATTACTGGATACACCATCCAGAAAGCAGACATGAAGACCAAG gAGTGGTTCACCGTTTATGAGCATAACAGACGGGCAAACTGCACAGCTTCCGATCTGATCATGGGCAACGAATACATGTTCCGCGTCTACAGTGAAAACCTTTGCGGCCTGAGCGAGGAGCCGCGACACAGCAAGAACACGGCTGTCATTGCCAAGACAG GTCTGGAGTACAAACCAAACCCCTACAAGGAGAAAGAAGTGTCCTGTGTGCCCAAGTTTACTCAGCCCCTGGTGGACAGATCTGTAGTGGCCGGTTACAGCACCGCCATCAGCTGCGCTGTCAGAGGCTTCCCCAAG CCTAAGATTACCTGGATGAAGAACAAAATGATCATTGGTGAGGATCCCAAGTACTTGATGCAGAACAACCAAGGAGTGCTGACCCTGAACATTCGTAAGCCGAGCACCTTCGACGGAGGAAAATACTCGTGCATGGCTGTCAACGAGCTGGGCAAGGATGAAGTGGAGTGCAAGTTGGACGTCCGAG TTGCCGTAGACCCGGAGAAGAAGTGA
- the mybpc2b gene encoding myosin binding protein Cb isoform X6 — translation MPEPVPQAKPAGEAIPQPGEDELPPADGEPASTELTGLFVEKPPDNVVAVAGKDITFIAKVDSSTLTRKPTMKWLKGKWMDLGSKAGKHMQFKETYDRNTKIYTYEMKIIKVVAGDAGGYRCEVTAKDKCDSSTFEISVEAAQQEEQADILSAFKRADAGEDEGDLDFSALLKATKRKKKPEKEVPEIDVWELLKNAHPSEYEKIAFEYGITDLRGMLKRLKKMKEVVPKHSEAFLKKLESCYSVEKGKKIVLSCEVVDPNVQVKWLKNGQEIKPSAKYVMESNGNIRTLTINKTTLADDAAYECVVGEDKCFTEVFVKEPPVTITKLMDDYHVVVGERVEFEIEVSEEGAHVMWYFEDQELHKEKDSTKYRFKKDGKKHTLIIQEATLEDIGMYHAWTNGGHTKGELEVEEKELEVLQDIADLTVRATDQAMFKCEVSDDKVTGKWYKDGVEVLPSDRIKMTHIGRFHRLTIDDVKPEDAGDYTFVPDGYALSLSAKLNFLEIKIDYVPRQDPPKIHLDTTGNMVSQNTIIVVAGNKLRLDVEITGEPAPTVVWSKGDKPITDTEGRVRVESRKDLSCFVIEGAERDDEGNYTICVTNPAGEDKAVLFVKIVDVPDPPENVKCTTVGEDCATIVWEPPKFDGGAPIKGYLMERKKKGSSRWTKLNFDVYESTTYEAKRMIEGILYEMRVFAVNSIGLSPPSLNSKPFMPIAPTSEPTRLTVHDVTDSTCSLRWLAPERIGAGGLDGYVIEYCKEGDTEWVVANQELCERQGFVVRNLPVGEKINFRVVAVNIAGRSPPATLSQPVTIREIVEHPKIRLPRELRTKYIRRVGEKINLVVPFQGKPRPVATWYKDGQPIDPKMVNVRNSNVDSIVFIRSAEREHSGKYELVLQIENMEDRATIEIRIVDKPGPPLNVKVTDVWGFNAALEWEPPKDNGNCDITGYTIQKADMKTKEWFTVYEHNRRANCTASDLIMGNEYMFRVYSENLCGLSEEPRHSKNTAVIAKTGLEYKPNPYKEKEVSCVPKFTQPLVDRSVVAGYSTAISCAVRGFPKPKITWMKNKMIIGEDPKYLMQNNQGVLTLNIRKPSTFDGGKYSCMAVNELGKDEVECKLDVRVAVDPEKK, via the exons AGCCTGCGTCCACTGAGCTGACTGGGCTCTTCGTGGAGAAGCCACCAGATAATGTAGTCGCTGTCGCAG GAAAGGACATCACTTTCATAGCCAAGGTCGACTCGAGCACCCTGACAAGAAAACCCACCATGAAGTGGCTGAAGGGCAAGTGGATGGACCTTGGCAGCAAGGCTGGGAAACATATGCAGTTTAAGGAAACCTATGACAGAAATACCAAG ATCTATACTTATGAAATGAAGATCATCAAAGTGGTCGCCGGAGACGCTGGCGGCTACAGGTGTGAGGTGACGGCAAAGGACAAGTGTGACAGCTCCACTTTTGAGATCTCTGTTGAAG CTGCACAGCAGGAGGAGCAGGCGGATATTTTGTCTGCCTTCAAGAGGGC GGATGCTGGAGAGGATGAGGGAGACCTAGATTTCAGTGCTCTGCTCAAAGCCACTAAGAG GAAGAAGAAACCTGAAAAAGAGGTACCCGAAATAGATGTGTGGGAATTGCTTAAGAATGCCCATCCGAGCGAATATGAAAAAATCGCCTTTGAGTATGGCATCACTGACCTGAGGGGAATGCTGAAACGTCTGAAAAAGATGAAGGAGGTCGTGCCCAAGCATAGCGAGG CTTTCCTGAAGAAGCTCGAATCCTGCTACTCGGTGGAAAAGGGCAAGAAAATTGTCCTGTCGTGCGAAGTGGTTGATCCAAATGTCCAGGTCAAATGGTTGAAGAATGGCCAGGAGATCAAACCATCAGCCAA GTATGTCATGGAGTCAAACGGGAATATCAGAACACTCACCATCAATAAGACGACCCTGGCCGATGATGCTGCGTATGAGTGTGTGGTTGGAGAGGACAAGTGTTTCACAGAGGTGTTTGTCAAAG AGCCCCCGGTGACCATCACCAAACTCATGGACGACTACCATGTGGTTGTGGGAGAAAGAGTGGAGTTTGAGATTGAGGTGTCAGAAGAAGGCGCTCATGTCATGTG GTACTTTGAGGATCAAGAGCTTCACAAAGAGAAAGATTCCACAAAGTATCGCTTCaagaaagatggaaagaaacACACTCTTATCATTCAGGAGGCTACGCTGGAAGACATTGGAATGTACCACGCCTGGACAAATGGGGGGCACACCAAAGGAGAGCTGGAGGTGGAAG AAAAGGAACTGGAGGTGTTGCAGGACATCGCTGATCTGACAGTCAGGGCAACAGACCAGGCTATGTTCAAGTGTGAAGTGTCTGATGACAAGGTCACAGGAAAGTGGTACAAAGATGGAGTGGAGGTCCTGCCAAGCGACCGCATCAAAATGACTCATATCGGAAG GTTCCACCGACTGACTATTGATGATGTGAAGCCGGAGGATGCCGGAGACTACACATTTGTTCCAGACGGATATGCTCTGTCACTTTCTGCCAAACTGAACTTCTTGG AAATTAAGATCGACTATGTGCCTAGACAAG ATCCTCCAAAGATCCACCTGGACACCACTGGAAACATGGTCTCCCAAAACACCATCATCGTGGTGGCAGGAAACAAGCTCCGTCTGGATGTGGAGATCACAGGAGAGCCAGCACCTACTGTGGTCTGGTCCAAAGGAGATAAA CCAATCACGGACACTGAAGGGCGCGTGAGAGTGGAGTCCAGGAAGGACCTCAGCTGCTTTGTCATAGAGGGGGCAGAAAGAGACGATGAGGGCAACTACACCATCTGTGTTACCAACCCTGCTGGAGAGGACAAGGCTGTGCTGTTTGTGAAGATTGTAG ATGTGCCTGACCCCCCTGAGAATGTCAAATGTACGACAGTGGGAGAGGACTGTGCCACTATCGTTTGGGAGCCTCCTAAATTCGATGGTGGTGCACCAATCAAAG GTTATCTcatggagaggaagaagaaaggcTCCTCCAGATGGACAAAGCTCAACTTTGATGTTTATGAATCCACTACTTACGAGGCTAAGAGGATGATTGAAGGAATTCTGTATGAGATGAGGGTGTTTGCTGTCAACAGCATCGGCTTGTCTCCGCCGAGCCTCAACTCCAAACCCTTCATGCCTATTG CCCCAACTAGCGAGCCAACGCGCCTCACAGTCCACGATGTGACAGATAGCACATGCAGCCTGAGGTGGCTGGCCCCAGAGAGGATTGGAGCTGGGGGCCTGGACGGCTACGTTATTGAATACTGCAAGGAAGGAG ACACCGAGTGGGTGGTGGCAAACCAGGAACTTTGTGAGAGGCAGGGATTTGTGGTGCGTAACCTCCCCGTGGGAGAAAAGATCAACTTCAGGGTGGTGGCAGTAAACATCGCTGGACGCAGTCCTCCTGCTACGCTGTCACAGCCCGTCACCATCCGGGAGATCGTTG AACATCCAAAGATCCGCCTTCCTCGCGAGTTGAGAACAAAGTACATCAGGAGAGTTGGAGAAAAGATCAACTTGGTAGTCCCTTTCCAG GGTAAACCACGCCCCGTCGCAACCTGGTACAAGGATGGTCAACCCATTGACCCCAAGATGGTCAACGTCCGTAACTCGAATGTGGACAGCATCGTGTTCATTCGCTCAGCAGAGAGAGAGCACTCCGGAAAATATGAGCTGGTTCTACAGATTGAGAACATGGAGGACAGGGCCACCATTGAAATCAGGATTGTTG ATAAACCTGGGCCTCCTCTGAATGTGAAGGTGACGGACGTCTGGGGCTTCAATGCAGCTCTGGAGTGGGAGCCCCCCAAGGACAACGGCAACTGTGACATTACTGGATACACCATCCAGAAAGCAGACATGAAGACCAAG gAGTGGTTCACCGTTTATGAGCATAACAGACGGGCAAACTGCACAGCTTCCGATCTGATCATGGGCAACGAATACATGTTCCGCGTCTACAGTGAAAACCTTTGCGGCCTGAGCGAGGAGCCGCGACACAGCAAGAACACGGCTGTCATTGCCAAGACAG GTCTGGAGTACAAACCAAACCCCTACAAGGAGAAAGAAGTGTCCTGTGTGCCCAAGTTTACTCAGCCCCTGGTGGACAGATCTGTAGTGGCCGGTTACAGCACCGCCATCAGCTGCGCTGTCAGAGGCTTCCCCAAG CCTAAGATTACCTGGATGAAGAACAAAATGATCATTGGTGAGGATCCCAAGTACTTGATGCAGAACAACCAAGGAGTGCTGACCCTGAACATTCGTAAGCCGAGCACCTTCGACGGAGGAAAATACTCGTGCATGGCTGTCAACGAGCTGGGCAAGGATGAAGTGGAGTGCAAGTTGGACGTCCGAG TTGCCGTAGACCCGGAGAAGAAGTGA